A portion of the Microlunatus phosphovorus NM-1 genome contains these proteins:
- a CDS encoding GntR family transcriptional regulator — protein sequence MQRELGGGSYGGYRVERPLGSATTKRAQVRAILEQLIEAELSPGDAIPSERVLVVRLGVSRVTVRQAIADLVEAGVLERVHGKGTYVTGPQIDSRLHLTSFSREMRDRGLLPATVVLSASEEAAADDVSYALRIRPGRPVVRVERLRTADGTPMAYEVGYYPSILFPGLLQRELGSLYDVFASEYGVVVTSGEQTVRAESADAQQARVLGTTKRAPLLVQERVTYAGDRAIELSTSWYRADRYRIHMAITPRGAREN from the coding sequence GTGCAGCGAGAGCTTGGCGGCGGTTCGTACGGCGGCTATCGGGTGGAGCGGCCGCTCGGCTCGGCCACCACCAAACGTGCGCAGGTGCGGGCGATCCTGGAGCAGCTGATCGAGGCCGAGCTCAGCCCCGGTGACGCCATCCCGTCGGAGCGGGTGCTGGTGGTCCGGCTCGGCGTCAGTCGGGTGACCGTACGCCAGGCGATCGCCGATCTCGTCGAGGCCGGTGTCCTGGAGCGGGTGCACGGCAAAGGCACCTACGTCACCGGCCCGCAGATCGACTCTCGGCTGCACCTCACCTCGTTCTCCCGCGAGATGCGCGACCGCGGGCTGCTGCCGGCCACCGTCGTGCTGTCGGCGAGCGAGGAGGCCGCCGCCGACGACGTGTCGTACGCGCTGCGGATCCGGCCCGGGAGACCAGTGGTCCGGGTCGAGCGGCTGCGCACGGCCGACGGCACGCCGATGGCGTACGAGGTCGGCTACTACCCCTCGATCCTGTTCCCGGGGCTGTTGCAGCGAGAGCTGGGTTCGCTCTACGACGTGTTCGCCAGCGAGTACGGGGTGGTCGTCACCAGCGGGGAGCAGACCGTGCGGGCTGAATCTGCGGACGCCCAGCAGGCTCGGGTCCTCGGCACCACCAAGCGAGCGCCGCTGCTGGTGCAGGAACGGGTCACCTATGCCGGGGACCGCGCCATCGAGCTGTCCACGTCCTGGTATCGCGCGGATCGCTACCGGATCCACATGGCCATCACCCCCCGTGGCGCCCGGGAGAACTGA
- a CDS encoding ABC transporter substrate-binding protein — protein sequence MADHAYNQIRRLSRRRFLTTSALAGAGVAGGGALLAGCGNSASSGSSDSGESGRKASGSMTWSAWANPGEAERFREYTKQWNERTGVNATFQLVVGDYLAKLMTQLAGGAAPDAFYAGDDQLTKMIETNNVLALDDFLASDQATGQFTDHFAGLTGWMKGPDGKVYGLPNDCNPIVLWFNKNILNEAGVEDPAAQQEAGTWTLDAFGDLLTKVKASTGKAGNVIEAGWWGFWMGWLSAQGGTLFDEDGKAVFDTDAKSQATLEWIIEQLKSGTMLFGGSLPKGQGVDAMFYASQLATMSYGRWVLPNLRKVKAKVDYDLVVLPSEDGKSIPSVPVGTSSIAVNAKAKNPEAAQLFVSDYTNLEGQKFRLSGGGNALPTLPGLESIATENNDPPHGGWFNDLTKVGWGTPKAIYSSPEVGSRLPLLVTKLFGRESLPTLTAKSFSEQVVGLLNG from the coding sequence ATGGCTGACCACGCCTACAACCAGATCCGGCGACTCTCACGACGCCGCTTCCTCACGACCAGCGCGTTGGCCGGAGCCGGCGTGGCCGGCGGGGGCGCGCTGCTGGCGGGCTGCGGCAACAGCGCGAGCTCCGGGTCCAGCGACAGCGGGGAATCGGGCCGCAAGGCATCCGGCTCGATGACCTGGAGCGCCTGGGCGAACCCGGGTGAGGCCGAGCGGTTCCGGGAGTACACCAAGCAGTGGAACGAGCGAACTGGCGTCAACGCCACCTTCCAGCTGGTGGTCGGCGACTACCTGGCCAAGCTGATGACCCAGCTGGCCGGAGGCGCGGCACCGGACGCCTTCTACGCCGGCGACGATCAGCTGACCAAGATGATCGAGACCAACAACGTGCTGGCGTTGGACGACTTCCTCGCCTCTGACCAGGCCACCGGTCAGTTCACTGACCACTTCGCCGGTCTGACTGGGTGGATGAAGGGTCCGGACGGCAAGGTCTACGGTCTGCCCAACGACTGCAACCCGATCGTCTTGTGGTTCAACAAGAACATCTTGAACGAGGCTGGCGTCGAGGACCCCGCGGCCCAGCAGGAGGCGGGCACGTGGACGCTCGACGCGTTCGGCGATCTGCTGACCAAGGTCAAGGCGTCCACCGGCAAGGCCGGCAACGTCATCGAGGCCGGTTGGTGGGGCTTCTGGATGGGCTGGCTCAGCGCCCAGGGTGGCACCTTGTTCGACGAGGACGGCAAGGCGGTGTTCGACACCGATGCCAAGTCCCAGGCCACGCTGGAGTGGATCATCGAGCAGCTGAAGAGCGGCACCATGCTGTTCGGTGGGTCGCTGCCCAAGGGGCAGGGCGTGGATGCCATGTTCTACGCGAGCCAGCTCGCCACCATGTCGTATGGTCGGTGGGTACTGCCGAACTTGCGGAAAGTCAAGGCCAAGGTGGACTACGACCTGGTCGTGCTGCCGTCGGAGGACGGCAAGTCGATTCCGAGCGTGCCGGTCGGCACCTCCTCGATCGCGGTGAACGCCAAGGCCAAGAATCCCGAGGCGGCCCAGCTGTTCGTCAGCGACTACACCAATCTGGAGGGTCAGAAGTTCCGGCTTTCCGGTGGTGGCAATGCGCTGCCGACCCTGCCTGGGCTGGAGAGCATCGCGACCGAGAACAACGACCCGCCGCACGGCGGCTGGTTCAACGATCTGACCAAGGTCGGCTGGGGCACGCCGAAGGCGATCTACTCCTCGCCGGAGGTGGGCTCGAGGCTGCCGCTGCTGGTCACCAAGCTGTTCGGCAGGGAGTCGCTGCCGACCCTGACGGCCAAGAGCTTCTCGGAGCAGGTCGTCGGACTGCTCAACGGCTGA
- a CDS encoding FadR/GntR family transcriptional regulator codes for MGYLSDSRTGMRPVFPRQSAVGYVLDDLRDAIEAGIIRVGDRLPSESSLAAQYSVSRSVIREVLRASAALGLTVTRTGRGTFVVGRRPHELVFGNYSAGDLLEVRPHIEVPAAGLAALRRTEEDLAHIQDLIERMDAETDLKVWNGLDVTFHLAIAEASKNPVFAEVIRSIRSAMSIQSAMVNEQSHGRRAEGDAEHRSIAAAIARGSAGEAEDAMRYHLDQVVEIVTRSLTVSSPSSDRISSG; via the coding sequence ATGGGATACCTGTCTGACAGCCGTACAGGTATGCGTCCCGTGTTTCCCCGGCAATCAGCTGTCGGTTACGTGCTGGACGATCTTCGGGACGCGATCGAGGCAGGCATCATCCGGGTCGGCGATCGGCTGCCGTCGGAGTCGTCGCTCGCAGCCCAGTACTCGGTGAGTCGCTCGGTGATCCGAGAGGTGCTGAGGGCGAGCGCGGCCCTCGGTCTTACCGTCACCCGTACCGGCCGAGGCACGTTCGTGGTGGGCCGACGCCCCCACGAGCTGGTTTTCGGCAACTACTCAGCCGGTGATCTGCTCGAAGTCCGGCCGCACATCGAAGTGCCCGCAGCCGGTCTCGCGGCACTCCGTCGTACCGAGGAGGACCTTGCACACATCCAGGACCTGATCGAGCGGATGGACGCCGAGACAGACCTCAAGGTCTGGAACGGGCTCGACGTCACCTTCCACCTCGCGATCGCCGAGGCATCCAAGAATCCCGTGTTCGCCGAGGTGATCCGATCGATCAGATCGGCGATGTCCATCCAGTCGGCGATGGTGAACGAGCAGTCGCACGGTCGTCGCGCCGAAGGCGATGCCGAACACCGCAGCATCGCCGCAGCCATCGCCCGCGGATCCGCAGGTGAGGCTGAGGACGCCATGCGCTATCACCTGGATCAGGTGGTCGAGATCGTCACCCGGTCACTGACCGTCTCATCCCCGTCGTCCGATCGAATATCGTCCGGCTGA
- the fbaA gene encoding class II fructose-bisphosphate aldolase: protein MPIATPEVYAEMLDRAKQNHFAYPAINVSSSQTLNAALQGFTEAGSDGIIQVSTGGAEYLSGPTVKNMVTGSVALAEYAHVVAKNYPVTVALHTDHCPKPKLEGFVRPLLAISTERVKNGQNPLFQSHMWDGSAVPVEENLAIADELLALTNAAKIVLEIEVGVVGGEEDGVSNEINDKLYTTVEDGLRTIEVLGSGEKGRYITALTFGNVHGVYKPGSVKLRPEVLKDIQEQVGAKIGKENPFDLVFHGGSGSTLAEIRAAVDYGVVKMNIDTDTQYAFTRPVAGHMFTNYDGVLKVDGEVGNKKAYDPRAWGKAAEAGMAARIATACEDLRSAGTSLSA from the coding sequence ATGCCTATCGCAACCCCCGAGGTCTACGCCGAGATGCTCGACCGGGCCAAGCAGAACCACTTCGCCTACCCCGCCATCAATGTGAGCTCCTCGCAGACCTTGAATGCTGCGCTGCAGGGCTTCACCGAGGCCGGGTCCGACGGCATCATCCAGGTCTCCACCGGGGGCGCGGAGTACCTGTCGGGACCGACGGTCAAGAACATGGTCACCGGCAGCGTGGCGTTGGCCGAGTATGCGCACGTGGTCGCCAAGAACTACCCGGTCACCGTCGCCCTGCACACCGATCACTGCCCCAAGCCCAAGCTCGAGGGTTTTGTCCGGCCGCTGCTGGCGATCTCGACCGAGCGAGTCAAGAACGGCCAGAACCCGCTGTTCCAGTCGCACATGTGGGACGGCTCGGCCGTGCCGGTCGAAGAGAACCTGGCGATCGCCGACGAACTGCTCGCCCTCACCAACGCGGCCAAGATCGTCCTCGAGATCGAGGTCGGGGTCGTCGGCGGTGAGGAGGACGGCGTCTCGAACGAGATCAACGACAAGTTGTACACCACCGTCGAGGACGGGCTGCGGACCATCGAGGTGCTCGGGTCGGGGGAGAAGGGCCGTTACATCACCGCTCTCACCTTCGGCAACGTGCACGGTGTCTACAAGCCGGGCTCGGTCAAGCTGCGGCCCGAGGTGTTGAAGGACATCCAGGAGCAGGTCGGCGCGAAGATCGGCAAGGAGAACCCGTTCGACCTGGTCTTCCACGGTGGCTCCGGCTCGACTCTGGCCGAGATCCGGGCGGCCGTCGACTACGGCGTGGTGAAGATGAACATCGACACCGACACTCAGTACGCCTTCACTCGTCCGGTCGCCGGGCACATGTTCACCAACTACGACGGTGTGCTGAAGGTGGACGGCGAGGTCGGCAACAAGAAGGCCTACGACCCGCGGGCCTGGGGCAAGGCCGCCGAGGCGGGCATGGCCGCTCGGATCGCCACCGCGTGTGAGGATCTGCGCAGCGCCGGGACCTCGCTGAGCGCCTGA
- a CDS encoding amino acid permease yields MTQVDTRPSDDPSAHLNAEQVGYKQTLGRRHVQMIAIGGAIGTGLFLGSASRLHNVGPALLLSYAFVGVIAYFLMRALGELVLHRPTSGAFVSYMREFFGERAAFVTGWLYWLNWALTGIAELSAVGLYMQYWFPTLPTWVTVLVALAVVLSINLLSARAFGEFEFWAAIGKVGAIVVFLAVGTIVVVFGMNVGDHKAGISNLWSNPGGFWPTMDPYNWYGPLLVMSGVVFAYAAIEMVGVAAGEMEDSEREVPKAVNAVIFRIAVFYCGSILLLVCMLPTQEYTAGTSPFVTVFDRMGLNWMAALIQAILIIAAMSSLNSGLYSTGRVLRSLGMSKQAPAFTLKMSSQGVPWAGIVMTSVAFILGAVLNAVAPDAFEIALEASAICIVFTWSTIFLCQLRLRSLVNKGVIPPSKFPAPGYPWTSYIGLAFLVFVLVGMLISGWQSSPYFWHKTNFLVVVFGIPIIIALLAIGWKVAKPGVMAHTNGRIAPVWSDSGPTYGAGATPDVLDSNENDDQPNPEAK; encoded by the coding sequence ATGACACAAGTCGACACCAGACCAAGTGATGACCCCAGTGCTCATCTGAACGCTGAGCAGGTCGGATACAAGCAGACCCTCGGACGTCGCCATGTGCAGATGATCGCCATCGGTGGCGCCATCGGCACCGGACTGTTCCTCGGCTCTGCCTCGCGGCTGCACAACGTCGGCCCCGCGCTGTTGCTCAGCTACGCCTTCGTCGGCGTGATCGCCTACTTCTTGATGCGGGCGCTCGGCGAGCTCGTCCTGCACCGTCCGACCTCGGGCGCCTTCGTCTCCTACATGCGGGAGTTCTTCGGCGAGCGGGCTGCCTTCGTCACCGGCTGGCTCTACTGGCTGAACTGGGCGCTGACCGGCATCGCGGAGCTGTCCGCGGTCGGTCTTTACATGCAGTACTGGTTCCCGACGCTGCCGACCTGGGTCACGGTGCTGGTCGCCTTGGCCGTGGTGCTCAGCATCAACCTGCTGTCGGCTCGCGCGTTCGGTGAGTTCGAGTTCTGGGCGGCGATCGGCAAGGTCGGCGCGATCGTGGTCTTCCTCGCGGTCGGCACCATCGTCGTCGTCTTCGGCATGAACGTCGGCGACCACAAGGCAGGGATCTCCAACCTGTGGAGCAACCCGGGTGGCTTCTGGCCGACCATGGATCCCTACAACTGGTACGGGCCGCTGCTGGTCATGTCCGGCGTCGTCTTCGCCTACGCCGCGATCGAGATGGTCGGCGTCGCCGCCGGCGAGATGGAGGACTCCGAGCGGGAGGTGCCCAAGGCGGTCAACGCGGTCATCTTCCGGATCGCGGTGTTCTACTGCGGCTCGATCCTCCTGCTGGTCTGCATGCTGCCGACCCAGGAGTACACCGCCGGCACCAGCCCATTCGTCACGGTCTTCGACCGGATGGGCCTCAACTGGATGGCTGCGCTGATCCAGGCGATCTTGATCATCGCGGCGATGTCCAGCTTGAACTCCGGTCTCTACTCGACCGGGCGGGTGCTGCGAAGCCTCGGCATGTCCAAGCAGGCGCCCGCCTTCACCTTGAAGATGAGCAGCCAAGGCGTGCCGTGGGCCGGCATCGTGATGACGTCGGTGGCCTTCATCCTCGGTGCCGTGCTCAACGCGGTGGCACCCGACGCCTTCGAGATCGCTCTGGAAGCCTCCGCCATCTGCATCGTGTTCACCTGGTCGACGATCTTCTTGTGCCAACTGCGGCTGCGCAGTCTGGTGAACAAGGGCGTCATCCCGCCGAGCAAGTTCCCCGCTCCCGGCTATCCGTGGACGAGCTACATCGGCCTGGCATTCCTGGTGTTCGTGCTGGTCGGCATGCTGATCTCCGGCTGGCAGTCGTCGCCGTACTTCTGGCACAAGACGAACTTCCTGGTGGTGGTCTTCGGCATCCCGATCATCATCGCGCTGCTGGCCATCGGCTGGAAGGTCGCCAAGCCCGGCGTCATGGCCCACACCAACGGCCGGATCGCGCCGGTCTGGTCCGACAGCGGCCCGACGTACGGCGCGGGAGCCACACCAGACGTCCTGGACAGCAACGAGAACGATGACCAGCCCAACCCGGAGGCGAAGTGA
- a CDS encoding LacI family DNA-binding transcriptional regulator: MTRRVTLADVAARAGVSKTAASLVLNDRPGSRLSAHVVSRVRAVAAELDYRPNPAARTLRQGRNRTIGFVSDEVTITRYASAMIRGALDVAQQHDHTVLITETGTNRDWRERAVQVVADQRPSGLIFALMGAKQIDVPTLVEGFPVVILNGTSSAGHRAVLPDEYAAGSQVADVLLTAGHRQIGIIGLPSGGELDPRISVTIGERIAGIRAVLDGAAVAPVGMSVPVGATGVVWEPETGFAAMQRILTEHPELTAVICLNDRLAFGAYQAIQESDRRIPDDISVVSFDDDEVAAYLHPPLTTARIPYLRMGELAMAMALGVESGAPELSPGEPRTVPMPIQHRGSVGPPR, from the coding sequence ATGACCCGGCGTGTCACCCTGGCTGATGTGGCGGCGCGCGCCGGAGTGTCCAAGACCGCGGCCAGTCTGGTGCTCAACGATCGGCCCGGATCCCGGCTCTCGGCGCATGTCGTGAGTCGGGTCCGGGCCGTCGCTGCCGAACTCGACTACCGGCCGAACCCGGCCGCTCGCACCCTCCGCCAGGGCAGGAATCGCACCATCGGCTTCGTCTCCGACGAGGTGACCATCACTCGCTATGCCTCGGCGATGATCAGGGGAGCGCTCGACGTCGCACAGCAGCACGACCACACGGTGCTGATCACCGAGACCGGGACGAACCGGGACTGGCGGGAGCGCGCGGTTCAGGTGGTCGCCGACCAGCGCCCGAGCGGTCTGATCTTCGCACTGATGGGGGCCAAGCAGATCGACGTGCCGACCCTCGTCGAGGGCTTCCCGGTCGTGATCTTGAACGGGACCAGCTCCGCCGGACACCGGGCGGTGCTGCCGGACGAGTATGCGGCCGGATCGCAGGTCGCCGACGTGCTGCTGACCGCCGGTCACCGGCAGATCGGCATCATCGGGCTGCCGTCGGGTGGAGAGCTCGATCCCCGTATCTCGGTCACCATCGGCGAGCGGATCGCCGGAATTCGTGCGGTTCTCGACGGGGCAGCGGTCGCCCCGGTCGGGATGTCCGTGCCCGTCGGGGCGACGGGGGTCGTGTGGGAGCCGGAGACCGGCTTCGCGGCAATGCAGCGCATCCTCACCGAGCATCCCGAGCTCACGGCGGTGATCTGCCTGAACGACCGGCTCGCCTTCGGTGCCTACCAGGCCATCCAGGAGAGTGACCGGCGGATTCCGGACGACATCTCGGTGGTCTCCTTCGACGACGACGAGGTGGCGGCCTATCTGCACCCGCCGCTCACCACGGCGCGGATTCCCTATCTGCGAATGGGGGAGCTGGCGATGGCCATGGCACTCGGTGTGGAGTCGGGGGCGCCGGAGCTTTCGCCCGGGGAGCCGCGGACGGTGCCGATGCCGATCCAGCATCGTGGCTCGGTCGGTCCTCCTCGTTAG
- a CDS encoding putative nucleotidyltransferase substrate binding domain-containing protein, translating into MDTTATELADFLLAYQPFASLDPDAVASMAAAARVERFQAGELILDAFRDPNSEMFVVVDGQVDLWNERDRILELPNERLRAGAVFGFSSMLTERSVGPRAVAAGPTTVAAIPAAVVGPALTSPEGAKFLAEHVSSAIARGTQHPTYSLIDDLISHQPLVVEASSSAYEVARQMTEAGRGYAVVGRGEGTYAVVSDAALRRELIVAGRAATTPVGDLLDEPAPAVHLGDSATEALILLLESEQDFLVVTDAAGRLCGVVAPRDFAVSPTTAGVSLHEQLRRAPDIEELVARGRRVLSTLDHLLAGGLTPDRVISIYSTMIDALIRRAITLVFEEHPGLSLDAFAWLSLGSNGRREAVPSSDADTAVAFADDLPEPEHDRYRRAFGEVHAVLSKAGLSGDHHGATAAHAPFSRTSKAWRAAALDWMSDPGKNKGAVMASLLVDGRAIFGDPALLGVAQVFTDLRRHPGTMRLLLQESLARRAKRNTMLDTLRGRDDSFDIKRRAILPVVNLARWSASSVGSSALSTVTRLEDAAGSAMLPATRAANLVEAFQVLQRLRLRYQLNQLRHGIRPTDLMVLDDLSPIDRSLVQQSVREVAAAQRRMDNVSQYVPIESWTAPEDG; encoded by the coding sequence GTGGATACGACTGCGACTGAACTGGCGGACTTCCTGCTCGCCTATCAGCCCTTTGCCTCCCTCGACCCGGATGCCGTCGCCAGTATGGCGGCGGCAGCCCGGGTCGAGCGGTTTCAGGCCGGTGAGCTGATCCTCGACGCCTTCCGGGATCCGAACAGCGAGATGTTCGTCGTCGTCGATGGTCAGGTCGACCTGTGGAACGAGCGGGACCGCATCCTGGAGCTGCCCAACGAGCGGCTCCGGGCCGGTGCGGTCTTCGGGTTCTCCTCCATGCTCACCGAGCGCTCAGTCGGCCCACGGGCCGTCGCGGCGGGCCCGACCACCGTGGCAGCCATTCCAGCTGCAGTCGTCGGGCCGGCGCTCACCTCTCCCGAGGGCGCCAAGTTCCTTGCCGAGCACGTCTCCTCGGCGATCGCGCGAGGCACCCAGCACCCGACGTACAGTCTGATCGACGACCTGATCAGCCATCAGCCGCTGGTCGTGGAGGCGTCGAGTTCGGCGTACGAGGTCGCCCGGCAGATGACCGAGGCCGGCCGGGGGTACGCGGTCGTGGGCCGCGGGGAAGGAACGTACGCCGTCGTCAGCGACGCGGCGCTGCGCCGTGAGCTGATCGTCGCTGGGCGCGCTGCGACGACGCCGGTCGGCGATCTCCTGGATGAGCCAGCCCCGGCGGTGCACCTCGGCGACTCCGCGACGGAGGCGTTGATCCTGCTGCTGGAGTCCGAGCAGGACTTCCTGGTGGTCACCGACGCCGCCGGCCGGTTGTGTGGTGTGGTGGCGCCGCGGGACTTTGCGGTTTCGCCGACCACGGCCGGCGTCTCTTTGCACGAGCAGTTGCGTCGGGCTCCCGACATCGAGGAACTGGTTGCCCGAGGGCGTCGGGTGCTGAGCACCCTCGACCATCTGCTGGCCGGTGGACTGACCCCGGACCGGGTGATCAGCATCTATTCGACGATGATCGATGCCCTCATCCGCCGGGCGATCACGCTGGTATTCGAGGAGCATCCTGGGCTGTCTCTCGACGCATTCGCCTGGCTTTCGCTGGGCAGCAACGGGCGGCGCGAAGCGGTGCCGAGCTCGGACGCCGATACCGCAGTCGCCTTCGCCGACGATCTGCCCGAGCCCGAGCACGACCGTTATCGTCGCGCCTTCGGCGAGGTCCATGCCGTGCTGAGCAAGGCCGGCCTGAGCGGGGATCATCACGGTGCCACCGCGGCTCATGCGCCGTTCTCGCGCACCAGCAAGGCCTGGCGTGCGGCGGCCCTGGACTGGATGTCGGATCCCGGCAAGAACAAGGGCGCCGTGATGGCCTCGCTGCTGGTGGATGGCCGGGCGATCTTCGGGGACCCGGCGCTGCTCGGGGTGGCTCAGGTGTTCACGGACCTGCGGCGCCACCCCGGCACGATGCGGCTGCTGCTGCAGGAGTCGCTGGCGCGTCGGGCCAAGCGCAACACGATGCTCGATACGCTCCGCGGCCGCGATGACTCGTTCGACATCAAGCGGCGAGCGATCCTGCCGGTCGTCAACCTGGCCAGGTGGTCGGCGTCGAGTGTCGGCTCGTCGGCGCTCTCCACGGTCACCCGGCTGGAGGATGCCGCTGGCTCGGCCATGCTGCCGGCCACCCGGGCTGCGAACCTGGTCGAGGCGTTCCAGGTGTTGCAGCGGCTGCGGCTGCGCTACCAGTTGAATCAGCTACGACATGGGATCCGGCCGACCGACCTGATGGTCCTCGATGATCTGTCGCCGATCGACCGCAGCCTCGTCCAACAGTCCGTCCGGGAGGTCGCCGCCGCGCAGCGCCGGATGGACAACGTCTCGCAGTACGTCCCGATCGAGTCCTGGACCGCTCCCGAAGATGGGTGA
- a CDS encoding glutamate ABC transporter substrate-binding protein → MKSTIGKVLAAAVAVVCTATLAACGSSEGPNPNPSLVPGASPGGSLRIGISFDQPGLGMQDGDKYTGFDVITATYIAKSLGVTEENINWVEANPANRENLLASGAVDLVLSTYSITDERKQVVDFAGPYFVAHQDLLVRRNEEEITGPKTLDGRLLCSVTGTTSAALVKEQYKGKIELREYARFSECVDALNRSEVDAVTTDDVILAGFAAEPQYKGKLRVVGKGFSDENYGVGIKKGNTELVEQVNTALKEYIADGSWKAALDQTVRPSGYKIPAPPTPGS, encoded by the coding sequence ATGAAGTCCACGATCGGCAAGGTGCTGGCCGCCGCGGTCGCGGTCGTCTGCACAGCAACGCTGGCCGCGTGCGGTTCCAGCGAGGGGCCCAACCCCAATCCGTCTCTGGTGCCGGGCGCGAGTCCGGGTGGCAGTCTGCGGATCGGCATCTCCTTCGACCAGCCTGGGCTGGGCATGCAGGATGGCGACAAATACACCGGCTTCGACGTGATCACTGCGACGTACATCGCGAAGTCGCTCGGGGTTACGGAGGAGAACATCAACTGGGTCGAGGCGAATCCGGCCAATCGGGAGAATCTGCTCGCCAGCGGTGCGGTCGACCTGGTGCTGTCCACCTACTCGATCACCGATGAGCGCAAGCAGGTGGTCGACTTCGCGGGGCCGTATTTTGTCGCCCATCAAGACCTGCTGGTCCGGCGCAACGAGGAGGAGATCACCGGGCCGAAGACCCTCGACGGCCGGCTGCTCTGCTCGGTGACCGGCACCACGTCGGCGGCTCTGGTCAAGGAGCAGTACAAGGGCAAGATCGAACTGCGGGAGTACGCGCGATTCTCCGAGTGTGTCGATGCCCTCAATCGCAGCGAGGTCGACGCAGTCACCACAGATGACGTGATCCTGGCCGGGTTCGCCGCAGAGCCGCAGTACAAGGGCAAGCTCCGGGTCGTGGGCAAGGGCTTCTCGGACGAGAATTACGGCGTCGGAATCAAGAAGGGCAACACAGAGCTGGTCGAGCAGGTCAACACTGCGCTCAAGGAGTACATCGCCGATGGCTCCTGGAAGGCGGCGCTCGACCAGACCGTGCGGCCCTCGGGCTACAAGATCCCGGCCCCGCCGACCCCGGGGAGCTGA